In SAR202 cluster bacterium, the following proteins share a genomic window:
- the dgoD gene encoding galactonate dehydratase encodes MKITRVETLPVDRYLFVKVHTDEGIVGIGESGTWGFLEASEAAMQKFGRYLVGQNPLLIEHHWQYMYRFAHFRGAAIMGALSALDIALWDIAGKYLGVPVYQLLGGKTRDRARVYYHVFGHTREELVNGIKDAKKKGFTAVGHLTPFLDDSYDIPYFKTHVDKMEDAINAVGTYREVAGKEMDICIEIHRRLTPAEAIVLAQGIAQFHPMFYEDPILPDNFDAMALVANKVNIPIATGERLHTIHEFQMLLSRGAVQYVRPDVCMAGGITHSKKIAALAEAHYVGVIPHNPLGPVSTAACLQLAACIPNFAIQEYPLGELEPPKSDIVKKPLEIKNGFLTIPTTPGIGIELNDDALAKYPPKPREVRTRLMTDGSVVDQ; translated from the coding sequence ATGAAGATCACGCGCGTTGAGACGCTGCCCGTAGACCGCTACCTGTTCGTGAAGGTCCACACCGACGAAGGGATCGTCGGCATCGGCGAGTCGGGCACCTGGGGCTTCCTGGAGGCCTCCGAGGCGGCGATGCAGAAGTTCGGCCGCTACCTGGTGGGCCAGAATCCCCTGCTAATCGAGCACCACTGGCAGTACATGTACCGCTTCGCCCACTTCCGCGGCGCGGCGATCATGGGCGCGCTGAGCGCGCTGGACATCGCGCTGTGGGACATCGCCGGCAAGTACCTCGGCGTCCCCGTCTACCAGCTCCTCGGTGGCAAGACACGCGACAGGGCGCGAGTCTACTACCACGTCTTCGGCCACACTCGAGAAGAGCTGGTCAACGGCATCAAGGACGCAAAGAAGAAGGGCTTCACCGCCGTCGGCCACCTGACGCCGTTCCTGGACGACTCCTACGACATACCGTACTTCAAGACGCACGTGGACAAGATGGAGGACGCGATCAACGCCGTGGGCACCTACCGCGAGGTGGCGGGCAAGGAAATGGACATCTGCATCGAGATCCACCGCCGCCTGACTCCCGCCGAGGCGATTGTGCTGGCGCAGGGCATCGCGCAGTTCCACCCGATGTTCTACGAGGACCCCATTCTGCCGGACAACTTCGACGCGATGGCGCTCGTCGCGAACAAGGTGAACATCCCCATCGCGACGGGCGAGCGCCTGCACACGATCCACGAGTTCCAGATGCTCCTCTCGCGCGGCGCGGTGCAGTACGTGCGCCCGGACGTCTGCATGGCCGGCGGCATCACGCACTCAAAGAAGATAGCCGCGCTAGCGGAGGCGCACTACGTCGGCGTGATCCCGCACAACCCGCTCGGGCCGGTGAGCACGGCGGCGTGCCTGCAGCTTGCGGCGTGCATCCCCAACTTCGCCATCCAGGAGTACCCGCTGGGCGAGCTGGAGCCGCCCAAGAGCGACATCGTCAAGAAGCCCCTCGAAATAAAGAATGGCTTCCTCACGATCCCCACGACGCCAGGCATCGGCATCGAGCTCAACGACGACGCGCTCGCCAAGTACCCACCCAAGCCGCGCGAGGTGCGGACGCGCCTCATGACGGACGGCAGCGTGGTGGACCAGTAG
- a CDS encoding four helix bundle protein codes for MDLVEETYRVSSTFPPHERYGLAQQLQRAVVSIPSNIAEGHERHHIKEYLHHLSMAQASLAELETQVLIAIRLKYLTQERSAAARQIADSLGRQIRALRSTLAKRTAE; via the coding sequence ATGGACCTTGTTGAGGAGACATATAGAGTCTCCTCAACCTTTCCACCCCATGAACGATATGGCCTTGCACAGCAGCTTCAAAGGGCGGTAGTTTCTATACCGTCTAATATTGCCGAAGGTCACGAAAGACATCACATCAAGGAGTATCTTCACCACCTTTCAATGGCTCAGGCCTCGCTTGCGGAGCTTGAGACACAAGTATTGATCGCTATTCGCCTGAAGTATTTGACGCAGGAGCGATCGGCGGCAGCTCGCCAAATAGCAGACTCTTTGGGCAGACAGATTCGCGCCCTGAGATCAACCTTAGCTAAAAGAACGGCCGAATAG
- a CDS encoding sulfite exporter TauE/SafE family protein, with protein MQRSPEGEEQNEPPTHQECLLLDTVHLIIAAVVMLVGAVILSATGFGIGLVTTPFLLLVFDPKTVVVLINTIAAGLLAMVLADTRDHLEIKANIPLAVSAVLGVPVGVIALSSLSAVALRIGITVLIILLTIIVALNIRVKVPAPRVSGPIIGFAVSALVTGLAIGGPLMMLFLMNFNYSVPKIRATMAFYYMPMGLAAIVGYAVAGLYTRERILLVLAVVIPSIVGYRLAVLIVRRINDAMFRRGVVAIIAITSVIVLAREVVTAL; from the coding sequence ATGCAAAGGTCTCCTGAGGGAGAGGAACAAAACGAACCTCCAACCCATCAGGAATGCCTCTTGCTCGACACCGTCCACCTCATCATCGCCGCCGTCGTCATGCTCGTGGGCGCGGTCATACTTAGCGCCACTGGCTTCGGCATTGGGCTGGTGACGACGCCGTTCCTGCTGCTTGTGTTCGACCCCAAGACCGTCGTCGTCCTCATCAACACCATCGCGGCGGGGCTGCTGGCGATGGTGCTGGCAGATACGCGGGACCACCTTGAGATCAAGGCGAACATCCCGCTGGCGGTATCGGCAGTGCTCGGCGTGCCGGTGGGTGTGATCGCCCTCAGCTCCCTGAGCGCCGTCGCCTTGCGAATTGGCATCACCGTCCTCATCATCCTGCTCACAATCATCGTCGCGCTCAACATCCGCGTAAAAGTGCCCGCGCCGAGGGTGTCCGGCCCAATCATCGGGTTCGCCGTGTCGGCCCTGGTGACGGGCCTCGCGATCGGCGGGCCGCTGATGATGCTATTCCTGATGAACTTCAACTACTCAGTCCCGAAAATACGCGCCACAATGGCCTTCTACTACATGCCGATGGGGCTCGCCGCAATCGTGGGCTACGCCGTCGCGGGGCTGTACACGCGGGAGCGCATCCTGCTCGTCCTGGCGGTCGTCATCCCGTCGATCGTGGGGTACCGCCTCGCCGTCCTCATCGTCCGCCGCATCAACGACGCGATGTTCCGCCGAGGAGTCGTCGCAATCATCGCCATCACCAGCGTCATCGTCCTGGCCCGCGAAGTGGTGACGGCGCTATAG